Proteins encoded within one genomic window of Humulus lupulus chromosome 1, drHumLupu1.1, whole genome shotgun sequence:
- the LOC133805841 gene encoding uncharacterized protein LOC133805841 isoform X2 produces the protein MWVFYLISLPLTVGMVILTLKYFHGPEVPRYVLLTVGYTWFCSLSIIILVPADIWTTIHEIKNGGISFFWSWSYWSTFLLTWAVVPLIQGFEDAGDFTMKERLKTSVHVNLVFYLIVGLIGLFGLILLIMMHKDWKGSVLGFAMACSNTFGLVTGAFLLGFGLSEIPRNIWRNADWTTRQKVLSHKIAKMAVKLDDAHQDLSNAIVVAQATSTQMSKRDPLRPYMDVIDKMLSQMFREDPSFKPQGGRLGENDMDYDTDEKSMATLRRHLRGAREEYYRYKSEYMTYVMEALELEDTIRNYERRNSTGWKYISSFRPARSGKLGSFIDNMEFLWRCILSKQFKKVLAIVLGIMSAAILLAEATLLPKFNLSLFSIIINSVQGQEVLVQVFAFIPLMYMCICTYYSLFKVGMLMFYSLTPRQTSSVNLLMICSMVARYAPPVSYNFLNLIRLDKKRVTIFEKRMGNIDEAVPFFGSEFNRIYPLIMVIYTLLVASKFFDRVKNFFGSWKRFRFQSEADDMDGFDPSGVIILQKDLGLNKAAQLVSMLSHWQGILTTMMLRLAAIARKVLLLK, from the exons ATGTGGGTGTTCTACCTGATCTCCCTGCCGTTGACGGTGGGGATGGTAATTTTGACTCTCAAGTACTTCCACGGACCGGAGGTACCTCGCTATGTCCTCCTCACCGTCGGATACACCTGGTTCTGCTCTCTTTCCATCATCATCCTCGTCCCTGCCGATATCTGGACC ACAATACACGAGATCAAGAATGGAGGCATTTCTTTCTTTTGGAGCTGGTCATATTGGAGTACGTTTTTACTAACTTG GGCTGTGGTGCCCCTTATTCAGGGTTTTGAAGATGCTGGAGATTTTACTATGAAAGAGAGACTGAAGACTAGTGTTCATGTTAATCTAGTCTTCTACCTGATCGTTGGATTGATTGGCCTTTTTGGACTTATTCTTCTCATTATGATGCACAAGGATTG GAAAGGAAGTGTTCTGGGTTTTGCAATGGCCTGCTCCAATACTTTTGGACTGGTTACTGGTGCTTTTCTCCTTGGCTTTGGTTTGAGCGAAATTCCCAGAAACATTTGGAGAAATGCAGATTGGACAACCCGCCAGAAAGTCCTTTCCCATAAAATTGCTAAAATGGCTGTGAAGCTTGATGATGCTCATCAAGATCTTTCAAACGCTATTGTG GTTGCTCAAGCAACATCCACTCAGATGTCGAAGCGTGATCCTTTGAGGCCCTACATGGATGTTATTGATAAGATGTTATCTCAAATg TTCAGGGAAGACCCATCCTTTAAACCACAAGGTGGTCGATTAGGAGAAAATGATATGGACTATGACACTGATGAGAAGTCGATGGCGACATTAAGGCGTCATCTTCGTGGAGCTCGAGAAGAGTATTACCGATACAAAAG tGAATATATGACCTATGTCATGGAGGCCCTTGAACTGGAAGATACTATAAGAAACTATGAAAGGCGCAATTCTACTGGATG GAAATATATTTCAAGCTTCAGGCCTGCTCGGAGCGGAAAGTTAGgctcttttattgataatatgg AATTTCTTTGGCGCTGCATACTAAGCAAACAATTTAAGAAAGTTTTGGCTATTGTGCTTGGTATCATGTCAGCTGCTATTCTTTTAGCAGAGGCAACCCTACTTCcaaaatttaatttatctcttttCTCGATCATTATAAATTCTGTTCAGGGACAAGAAGTTCTTGTTCAG GTATTTGCTTTTATTCCTCTGATGTACATGTGCATCTGCACATATTATTCCTTGTTCAAAGTTGGCATGTTGATGTTTTACTCGCTAACACCAAGACAAACAAGTTCGGTCAACTTGCTTATGATATGCTC TATGGTTGCTCGGTATGCTCCTCCAGTTTCATACAACTTTCTAAATCTTATTCGCCTTGATAAAAAGAGAGTAACTATATTTGAAAAG CGAATGGGAAATATTGATGAAGCTGTTCCGTTTTTTGGGAGTGAGTTTAACAGAATCTATCCGCTTATTATGGTTATATACACTCTTTTGGTTGCCAGCAAATTCTTTGACCGTGTAAAAAACTTTTTTGGGAGCTGGAAAAGATTTAGATTTCAGAGTGAGGCAGATGATATGGATGGTTTTGATCCTTCTGGAGTAATAATCCTGCAGAAAG ATCTTGGCTTGAACAAGGCAGCACAGTTggtgagcatgttatcccattgGCAAGGAATTTTAACAACAATGATGTTGAGATTGGCAGCAATAGCACG GAAAGTACTTCTGTTGAAATGA
- the LOC133805841 gene encoding uncharacterized protein LOC133805841 isoform X1: protein MWVFYLISLPLTVGMVILTLKYFHGPEVPRYVLLTVGYTWFCSLSIIILVPADIWTTIHEIKNGGISFFWSWSYWSTFLLTWAVVPLIQGFEDAGDFTMKERLKTSVHVNLVFYLIVGLIGLFGLILLIMMHKDWKGSVLGFAMACSNTFGLVTGAFLLGFGLSEIPRNIWRNADWTTRQKVLSHKIAKMAVKLDDAHQDLSNAIVVAQATSTQMSKRDPLRPYMDVIDKMLSQMFREDPSFKPQGGRLGENDMDYDTDEKSMATLRRHLRGAREEYYRYKSEYMTYVMEALELEDTIRNYERRNSTGWKYISSFRPARSGKLGSFIDNMEFLWRCILSKQFKKVLAIVLGIMSAAILLAEATLLPKFNLSLFSIIINSVQGQEVLVQVFAFIPLMYMCICTYYSLFKVGMLMFYSLTPRQTSSVNLLMICSMVARYAPPVSYNFLNLIRLDKKRVTIFEKRMGNIDEAVPFFGSEFNRIYPLIMVIYTLLVASKFFDRVKNFFGSWKRFRFQSEADDMDGFDPSGVIILQKERSWLEQGSTVGEHVIPLARNFNNNDVEIGSNSTESTSVEMKTTTSLIINGAKGSASKPLKEETRKYGSNREAMSNKYSAMREQSKQASTSTKKPVEQSIASAKVSLLDAGKPDLSNPTGGSSSGLALKWESMKSGFQNFKANLGSKKFQPLRQIQETNLMSHVSSSESLDEIFQRLKRPSVSDHRSYSDEDDEDGIEIKNSGSSR, encoded by the exons ATGTGGGTGTTCTACCTGATCTCCCTGCCGTTGACGGTGGGGATGGTAATTTTGACTCTCAAGTACTTCCACGGACCGGAGGTACCTCGCTATGTCCTCCTCACCGTCGGATACACCTGGTTCTGCTCTCTTTCCATCATCATCCTCGTCCCTGCCGATATCTGGACC ACAATACACGAGATCAAGAATGGAGGCATTTCTTTCTTTTGGAGCTGGTCATATTGGAGTACGTTTTTACTAACTTG GGCTGTGGTGCCCCTTATTCAGGGTTTTGAAGATGCTGGAGATTTTACTATGAAAGAGAGACTGAAGACTAGTGTTCATGTTAATCTAGTCTTCTACCTGATCGTTGGATTGATTGGCCTTTTTGGACTTATTCTTCTCATTATGATGCACAAGGATTG GAAAGGAAGTGTTCTGGGTTTTGCAATGGCCTGCTCCAATACTTTTGGACTGGTTACTGGTGCTTTTCTCCTTGGCTTTGGTTTGAGCGAAATTCCCAGAAACATTTGGAGAAATGCAGATTGGACAACCCGCCAGAAAGTCCTTTCCCATAAAATTGCTAAAATGGCTGTGAAGCTTGATGATGCTCATCAAGATCTTTCAAACGCTATTGTG GTTGCTCAAGCAACATCCACTCAGATGTCGAAGCGTGATCCTTTGAGGCCCTACATGGATGTTATTGATAAGATGTTATCTCAAATg TTCAGGGAAGACCCATCCTTTAAACCACAAGGTGGTCGATTAGGAGAAAATGATATGGACTATGACACTGATGAGAAGTCGATGGCGACATTAAGGCGTCATCTTCGTGGAGCTCGAGAAGAGTATTACCGATACAAAAG tGAATATATGACCTATGTCATGGAGGCCCTTGAACTGGAAGATACTATAAGAAACTATGAAAGGCGCAATTCTACTGGATG GAAATATATTTCAAGCTTCAGGCCTGCTCGGAGCGGAAAGTTAGgctcttttattgataatatgg AATTTCTTTGGCGCTGCATACTAAGCAAACAATTTAAGAAAGTTTTGGCTATTGTGCTTGGTATCATGTCAGCTGCTATTCTTTTAGCAGAGGCAACCCTACTTCcaaaatttaatttatctcttttCTCGATCATTATAAATTCTGTTCAGGGACAAGAAGTTCTTGTTCAG GTATTTGCTTTTATTCCTCTGATGTACATGTGCATCTGCACATATTATTCCTTGTTCAAAGTTGGCATGTTGATGTTTTACTCGCTAACACCAAGACAAACAAGTTCGGTCAACTTGCTTATGATATGCTC TATGGTTGCTCGGTATGCTCCTCCAGTTTCATACAACTTTCTAAATCTTATTCGCCTTGATAAAAAGAGAGTAACTATATTTGAAAAG CGAATGGGAAATATTGATGAAGCTGTTCCGTTTTTTGGGAGTGAGTTTAACAGAATCTATCCGCTTATTATGGTTATATACACTCTTTTGGTTGCCAGCAAATTCTTTGACCGTGTAAAAAACTTTTTTGGGAGCTGGAAAAGATTTAGATTTCAGAGTGAGGCAGATGATATGGATGGTTTTGATCCTTCTGGAGTAATAATCCTGCAGAAAG AAAGATCTTGGCTTGAACAAGGCAGCACAGTTggtgagcatgttatcccattgGCAAGGAATTTTAACAACAATGATGTTGAGATTGGCAGCAATAGCACG GAAAGTACTTCTGTTGAAATGAAAACAACAACCAGCCTAATCATCAACGGTGCAAAAGGAAGTGCATCAAAACCTTTGAAAGAGGAAACCCGTAAATATGGCTCCAACAGAGAAGCCATGAGCAACAAGTACTCGGCTATGAGAGAGCAAAGCAAACAAGCCTCAACTAGTACAAAGAAGCCAGTGGAGCAGAGCATTGCTTCTGCCAAGGTCTCACTGCTTGACGCTGGCAAACCTGACCTTAGTAACCCAACTGGAGGTTCATCTTCTGGTCTGGCCTTAAAGTGGGAATCTATGAAATCTggttttcaaaatttcaaagcaAACTTGGGGTCCAAAAAGTTTCAACCATTGCGCCAAATTCAAGAAACTAATCTAATGTCTCATGTATCCTCTTCCGAGTCACTTGATGAAATATTTCAGAGACTGAAACGGCCATCAGTGTCAGATCATAGGAGTTACAGTGATGAGGATGACGAAGATGGGATTGAAATTAAGAATTCTGGCTCTTCTAGATGA
- the LOC133805850 gene encoding uncharacterized protein LOC133805850, with protein sequence MGWSESERGCKRHPTANRTPGVCSDCLRERLSQLSDSFNRRTTTFGPTADGYPFFSSSSTAFTSHYSSGGASPARGTKHHRNASEMMGSIALFFSVGGGGGGLKKSRSIAFIPKRSSSTAGGLDDHGFRPEGKTGKKKSGFWSKLLGNTGKRNKEATNFRESFRI encoded by the coding sequence atggGTTGGTCTGAATCGGAGCGAGGTTGCAAGAGGCACCCGACAGCGAACCGGACGCCAGGGGTTTGTTCGGATTGTCTAAGAGAAAGGCTCTCTCAGCTCTCCGACTCGTTCAATAGGAGAACGACGACGTTTGGTCCCACCGCCGACGGATAtcctttcttctcttcttcttccactGCTTTTACGTCTCATTATTCTTCCGGTGGCGCGTCCCCGGCGCGTGGAACGAAACACCACCGGAATGCGTCGGAGATGATGGGGTCGATCGCGTTGTTTTTCAGCGTTGGCGGCGGTGGTGGCGGGCTGAAGAAGAGTAGGTCGATTGCGTTTATTCCGAAGAGGAGCAGTAGTACTGCTGGTGGTTTGGATGATCATGGCTTTCGTCCCGAGGGTAAAACTGGAAAAAAGAAAAGTGGGTTTTGGTCTAAATTGCTTGGAAATACGGGGAAGAGGAATAAGGAGGCTACGAATTTTAGAGAGAGTTTTAGAATCTAA